CATTTGTAGAAATCAGGAACTTTATAAGCATAGCTATCTGAGCCCCTACAAGTCTAGTTTTTCCAGAGGCTTGCATATAGGGGAACGAAGCCCCTCTGGACCAGTCAACCAAAATGACGTTGCAGTCTTCACGCTCAAGCATTGCGTCTTTTAGTTTTTTAAGCCAGGAGTTGCCACCGTAGCCGTCTTGACTTTCTGGAATGAATTGAAGTGgaacaataaaaggaaaagataTTTTCTTAACAGTAGACACTTATAAAGTTAAGATTACGATTTGGAAGAaaagttcccagtgccgagaaatacggcAGTAAGTAAAATAgataatggcgtcatttcgttgctatgacaactctgatgtcattagcctgatcatgacaaattttcatctttatctaatacagctgCAGTGgtgatttttccaaatctttgttaatggcgacgtaatttattctcaaaattttggagatattgaccctgaaaaaccctatcgagccaccttaacgtCCAGAAATTGCCCGCTTAAATATGCCAGACCTTGCTTATTTCTCTTATCATGTTTTTTAATTATAGTTTGATGAGGCAAACGCACTGTCCCACAATTTGATTTACAGGTATGGTGGGTGTATGCCGTATTGATTATATCGTAACAAGCCACCTTTGCTGATACGTACACTGGTAACAAATGCTGAAGTAAAGTTTTTCTTCGACTATGGATAGTTAGTCTGGATACGAATTTGGTATTAAACCAACTGCATTTAAAAAGGCAGTCGGTTTATGATACGTATACGGTAAACTGAAAACGGCAGAGATTTCAGAGTTGGCCGGTTTCGTCTATGCAAAACATCTCCATTTCTTCAACCGGTTTCTGATTTTTACCCAAATAGACCTATAATTACCCCAATAACAATGAACAATCAATATAGTCCTTCTGGCTATGACAAAGTTAGAGCTCTTCGGTTTTTCTGCATCGTTGTCATCAATGAGAGTTGGATCTCCTCTGTGGAGCCTCGTGTACAGGTAAAACTGTGGAAGCCATACCAACAAATTATTAAAAGGCGGTCGCTGGTCGAAACAGCCGTAATTTTCATAGCAGACTCCGTCGgcttaaagaataaaaaagcacgttcatttaaaatttttaaaaaaagagaagaaaatagcaTCAACAAAACCTACCTATAAGTTtgacattttgaaagtgagtCCACATTATCAACAACACGATGACACTGTCTCTTTAGTTAATGCTTTTAGAACAAATGAAATCTTATTAATAAGGTTTCAAAAGTTAATTCGGACCTTATGAGGGGCATTTGTTGGACTGAAAGCGTAGTTAGCATCTGAGGCGTTAGATCTACTTACTGTTTAACACGCCGACCAGCAAACACACCGCAAGATAAACCAGCATCATTTTGATAAACCTAGTTTTATGAAAAGTAGAACTGATTTTGCTGCGGCACGAATCACGCACTCGATTTTATATCGAATCCTATTACTGCTTTCCAAGTAATGTTACCACCATAAAATTGTCCAAACATGATGAACAGCTGAGATGATAATAAGCTATCGACTGCACATTtcttgaagaaatggaaacacACTCAACTTTGCAAACGAAGggtatatttttgttttttcagtccTGATGGAGaaaatcaaaagttttgcatttAAGTGCTTCTTTTAAGTACAAGCTTGTACAAATCATTTTATCTCAAACTGAAGTCAAAGTTAAGAGTGTAAGCTACATTGATTTCTCGTTAAGTCGGTTCTTCTCCTTCCGAAACGACAGTCGCCAAGTAGAAATTTCATTCTACATCATTGCTTGATTTAAGCGCTAATTTGACTAATTTAACTTCGATTGTTcagcccccttccccccaccccacccctcatCAAAATTAATAGTGAACTGTGACTGCACTAGAAGGTCTTCAAAACAACCACTTGAGACTTGGAAGTGCGTCATAGTCGTTAGTGAGGCTACTTCTTTCAAACTCGTCGGCGTCTAAGCTTTTAGCCACACGTCCGCGTCATTTCTCTTTCATGATGTCCATGCAACTATCATAtgttaaaacaaactttttcaaaCTGTCAGATATTGACTAAGAAACCACTAATTAACCTCCTACACACTACCACGTTCTTGATTATGTTCATCTACTATGACTACACACGCAATTATTCGCCTTGAAGACTTGATGCCAACTTGAtggttctgtttttttttttttcaactgacAAGTAATGACTGCTGTTTTGTTCTTCCTTCTATGGTTGATAGGACCTTCTATTAATCCCATTAGGCAAGGGATCCAATGCAGtcttgtattctggattccacttCGTGGATTCCGAGTTCCAGGTACTCTGTACTGGATTCTAgatctttgtcagtggaacttggattccggatctCAATCTTCCGTGGGATTTTGGATTCCAAATCCCAGGATTCCGGgattcctccccccccccccgcgaccccccttcaaaaaaaaaaaaattcgtggaTTCCCTAACATGGGAAGATTTGATGCTCaaggaagttttaaaatgtttgcgTGCGGACAGAACAAAACACGTTATCGGTCGGGCGCATATTCGTCGCGTCGCGTCGCGTCGCGTTGCTCCTATTGAACCGATGTTAATGACCAATATAGTGCCTGAAGCTATCTACTAGGTACTACTACACTATAAAATAAccaagatagtacgcgcgctctgattggctgagaggagtgtttgcatgagagtatgtaaacacgGTTTTGATGtgagatgttttgcttttcgcgctaatcacgcaagcacgaattctGAAAAAGTTTTAGTtatcaaaactcgacaagtttactttatttactcattccttcgtcggctgaaactggaaaaatctttacaaacaagctgagtcaattttttttcgcttaagctgacattttaagcgacaaaatccgtattttggaaagtttctttttgcaaaacaagaattgATTAtacgtgcaagacttcgtgtacAAG
The genomic region above belongs to Porites lutea chromosome 12, jaPorLute2.1, whole genome shotgun sequence and contains:
- the LOC140953894 gene encoding pancreatic lipase-related protein 2-like, giving the protein MMLVYLAVCLLVGVLNTDGVCYENYGCFDQRPPFNNLLVWLPQFYLYTRLHRGDPTLIDDNDAEKPKSSNFVIARRTILIVHCYWESQDGYGGNSWLKKLKDAMLEREDCNVILVDWSRGASFPYMQASGKTRLVGAQIAMLIKFLISTNAGSPDLADRFYIVEFSLGAQIAGYAGTNLRGHGMMLGRITDPEVRPDPSDACFVDVIHTDAGLLGTSQNVGDVDFYPNGDSRQPGCYFGFIVYRECPTMGYRADETKQTGTFYLKTNSKAPFCGQEGK